The following are encoded in a window of Solidesulfovibrio magneticus RS-1 genomic DNA:
- a CDS encoding MFS transporter, whose protein sequence is MNDRAVSRPERLFSYDFIVLTLAAAFGFCNIAVFYGFSAYLGRLGVDPAWWGPLLAAEPLAAFCLRPFLSLLVTPQNALSIARWSLVGLGAALGGYPLVHGVALLAVVRLCHGVAFVCLVSAVTALLAQAIPKSLAGRAFGYFSLSALVPYAVMPPLAEGLLPLLGREDRVYACCAVFVLPALALLAPLERRLGRRAMAEVAGTSRPTLGQMRQTLAQPSVRLVLAANLCLFLSTTLIFFFIKPFASGLGLADPGLFFTVSTAASIAVRVLAGAAYDKLPRETLLVAALLALAGCIAGFADTSGQGRLLALAAGYGLCLGVAMPLANAIMFGLSKPAMRATNLNLMLFMMDTAYVFGPLAGGALLATGAGYPTLFLIAAGCALAAGLLMAPLAVVGWRALGKVR, encoded by the coding sequence GTGAACGACCGCGCCGTATCCCGGCCCGAGCGGCTTTTCAGCTACGACTTCATCGTGCTGACCCTGGCGGCCGCCTTCGGGTTTTGCAACATCGCCGTCTTTTACGGCTTCAGCGCCTATCTGGGCCGCCTGGGAGTGGACCCGGCCTGGTGGGGGCCGCTGCTGGCCGCCGAACCCCTGGCCGCTTTTTGCCTGCGGCCATTTTTGAGCCTGCTGGTCACGCCGCAAAACGCCCTGTCCATCGCCAGGTGGTCCCTGGTCGGCCTGGGGGCGGCCCTTGGCGGATATCCCCTGGTCCACGGCGTCGCGCTGCTCGCGGTTGTCCGGCTCTGTCACGGCGTGGCCTTCGTGTGTCTGGTCAGCGCCGTCACGGCGCTGCTCGCCCAGGCCATCCCCAAGAGCCTCGCCGGCCGGGCGTTCGGTTATTTTTCCCTTTCGGCCCTGGTGCCTTATGCCGTCATGCCGCCCCTGGCCGAGGGGCTGCTGCCGCTTTTGGGACGCGAGGATCGGGTGTACGCGTGTTGCGCGGTTTTTGTGTTGCCGGCCCTGGCGTTGCTGGCCCCCCTTGAGCGGCGTCTTGGGCGGCGGGCCATGGCCGAGGTCGCGGGGACGAGCCGGCCGACGCTAGGGCAGATGCGCCAAACCCTGGCTCAGCCGTCGGTGCGCTTGGTGCTTGCTGCCAATTTGTGCCTGTTTTTGAGCACCACCTTGATTTTCTTTTTCATCAAGCCCTTTGCCTCGGGCCTTGGGCTGGCCGATCCGGGCTTGTTTTTCACGGTCTCCACGGCCGCTTCCATCGCCGTCCGGGTGCTGGCCGGGGCGGCCTACGACAAACTGCCCCGGGAAACGCTGCTTGTTGCCGCGCTGCTCGCTCTGGCCGGCTGTATCGCCGGTTTTGCCGACACAAGCGGCCAGGGCCGGCTCCTGGCCCTGGCCGCCGGCTACGGCCTGTGCCTGGGCGTGGCCATGCCCCTTGCCAACGCCATCATGTTCGGCTTGTCCAAGCCGGCCATGCGCGCAACCAACTTGAACCTGATGCTGTTCATGATGGACACGGCTTACGTGTTCGGCCCCTTGGCAGGCGGCGCGCTGCTGGCGACCGGGGCCGGCTATCCGACGCTGTTTCTTATCGCCGCCGGCTGCGCCCTGGCCGCCGGGCTGCTTATGGCCCCTCTGGCCGTCGTCGGCTGGCGCGCCTTGGGAAAAGTGCGATAG
- a CDS encoding SGNH/GDSL hydrolase family protein, producing MTCLLRNDRASDYTHAFFVIRPLSGHTTKGAYEPFIWRWWRLFRRIHIWQVVIFLALLFSYLTLEVAYRLDPSILNRLPHPKFYSDLAGSLRPDVRAVARWHPDLPFLYTTDKQGLRNSVPPVAQANRRILCIGDSYTFGFGVPDAQTFPSQLQMLLNSWPGPNRFQVVNAGVMGIGIIENLHYFQTKANRMPADLMVLQFNIYDIELLRSDVEVQNYRKGKPFAPLEDRLLAEDVNVALVQALHANPVFIFLTSQPPLQPKPTTSATSTPEQDRLRLAKRVAGNKDKLLDERYLAFTAPLWQRYLDEANRLREEAAAAGMDFLLVIVPDPDQLHDYKNGPSAAILEHCRNRGIKTLDMTETFRRLYLDQGINPFLEPLDTHCSAAGNAAIARAIADRIAQGEAEPPVFLPANEAVRYRDPVTISLSFDDDGRFVLPENWLVAASEQDQRNMVLEYAADRTVKYLTTSKEGGEGHARLHLRLRQPVEAAALVFFPHASPGEPAGFCDVTLRHPMQSARFSTAKAPVPAGWNSFEQEAFLRVSSARTSIDELDIEVTTRGDGGLGLQDIHIGQPRRRLDLILYPAILP from the coding sequence ATGACTTGCCTACTACGCAACGACCGGGCAAGCGACTATACGCACGCCTTCTTCGTCATCCGCCCGTTGAGCGGCCACACCACGAAGGGGGCATATGAACCATTTATTTGGAGGTGGTGGCGGTTGTTTCGGCGAATTCATATCTGGCAAGTGGTGATCTTCCTTGCCTTGCTCTTTTCCTACCTGACCCTGGAAGTGGCCTATCGCCTGGACCCCAGCATTTTGAACCGGCTACCCCATCCTAAATTCTATTCCGACCTTGCCGGCAGTCTCAGGCCGGATGTGCGGGCCGTGGCCCGTTGGCACCCGGACTTGCCATTTCTCTACACAACGGACAAGCAGGGGCTACGAAATAGTGTTCCTCCCGTGGCGCAAGCCAATAGACGCATCCTGTGCATTGGCGACTCCTATACCTTCGGTTTTGGCGTTCCGGACGCGCAAACCTTTCCATCGCAACTCCAAATGCTGCTCAATTCCTGGCCCGGGCCCAACCGCTTCCAAGTCGTCAACGCCGGGGTCATGGGCATCGGCATCATCGAAAACCTGCATTACTTCCAGACAAAGGCCAACCGAATGCCGGCCGACCTCATGGTGCTCCAGTTCAATATCTATGATATAGAATTGCTCCGTTCGGACGTTGAGGTTCAGAACTACAGAAAAGGTAAGCCCTTCGCCCCGCTCGAAGACCGATTGTTGGCTGAAGACGTCAATGTTGCCCTTGTCCAAGCCTTGCACGCCAACCCAGTTTTCATATTTCTCACCTCACAACCGCCTCTGCAGCCCAAGCCGACGACGAGTGCGACCTCAACCCCGGAACAAGACCGATTGCGCTTGGCCAAACGAGTGGCCGGCAACAAAGACAAGCTTCTCGACGAACGCTACCTAGCCTTCACGGCCCCTCTCTGGCAGCGCTATCTGGATGAAGCGAACAGGTTGCGCGAGGAGGCGGCCGCCGCCGGCATGGACTTCCTGCTCGTCATCGTGCCCGACCCCGACCAACTGCACGACTACAAGAACGGCCCCAGCGCGGCCATCCTGGAGCACTGCCGGAACCGAGGCATCAAGACCCTGGACATGACTGAGACCTTTCGCAGACTCTACCTGGACCAGGGAATCAACCCTTTTCTGGAGCCGTTGGACACGCACTGCAGCGCAGCCGGAAACGCCGCCATTGCCAGGGCCATTGCCGACCGAATTGCCCAGGGCGAAGCCGAACCCCCTGTGTTTCTCCCTGCCAATGAGGCCGTGCGCTACCGTGACCCCGTCACCATCAGCCTGAGTTTCGACGACGACGGCCGATTTGTGCTTCCAGAAAACTGGCTCGTGGCGGCCTCGGAGCAAGACCAGCGCAACATGGTCCTTGAGTATGCTGCAGACAGGACCGTTAAATACCTCACGACTTCCAAAGAGGGCGGAGAAGGCCACGCGAGGTTGCACCTACGATTGCGGCAGCCCGTCGAGGCCGCGGCATTGGTCTTTTTCCCCCATGCATCCCCCGGGGAGCCGGCCGGATTCTGCGATGTGACTCTTCGCCACCCAATGCAAAGCGCCCGTTTTTCCACAGCCAAGGCTCCAGTCCCCGCCGGGTGGAACTCTTTTGAACAGGAAGCCTTTCTGCGGGTATCATCGGCGAGAACGTCTATCGACGAACTAGACATCGAAGTGACTACCAGGGGAGATGGCGGACTCGGCCTGCAGGATATCCACATAGGACAGCCAAGACGACGCCTTGACTTGATCTTGTATCCGGCCATTTTGCCCTAG
- a CDS encoding (2Fe-2S)-binding protein produces the protein MRERQTLTFRLNGEPVSVQAAPGARALDVLREACGLTAVKEGCGTGECGACAVLVDGTAKLSCLMLAAQLEGRVLTTAEGLGSPQAPHPLQTAFADCGAVQCGYCTPGMTIAAADLLARDPAPDRAAVRQGLSGNLCRCTGYVKIVDAVMAAAAVIREEKS, from the coding sequence ATGAGGGAACGCCAAACACTAACGTTTCGGCTCAACGGCGAACCCGTGAGCGTCCAGGCCGCGCCGGGCGCGCGGGCCTTGGACGTCCTGCGCGAGGCTTGCGGCCTGACCGCCGTCAAGGAAGGCTGCGGCACGGGGGAATGCGGGGCCTGCGCCGTGCTGGTGGACGGGACGGCGAAGCTGTCCTGCCTCATGCTCGCCGCCCAACTCGAAGGACGTGTGCTGACCACCGCCGAGGGACTCGGCAGCCCCCAAGCGCCCCATCCCCTGCAAACAGCTTTCGCCGACTGCGGCGCCGTGCAATGCGGCTATTGCACGCCGGGCATGACCATCGCCGCCGCCGACCTCCTGGCTCGCGACCCCGCGCCGGATCGGGCGGCCGTGCGCCAGGGCCTGTCGGGCAACCTGTGCCGCTGCACCGGCTACGTGAAGATCGTGGACGCCGTCATGGCTGCGGCCGCGGTCATCCGGGAGGAAAAGTCATGA
- a CDS encoding DUF6538 domain-containing protein, with product MAGHAPSYLVSRAGTVHFRFCLPADLKPRFKRSELRISLGTGRMREARVNSVLKNSAK from the coding sequence ATGGCTGGTCATGCGCCTTCATACCTTGTGTCCCGCGCTGGGACTGTTCACTTCCGTTTTTGCCTTCCTGCTGATCTCAAGCCCCGATTCAAGCGGTCCGAATTGCGAATCTCGCTCGGGACTGGACGCATGCGCGAGGCTCGGGTTAACAGCGTGTTGAAAAACTCCGCCAAGTGA
- a CDS encoding transposase — protein MGLGRQGDQQGTMYLAWDEIPRSRGHVFYDRLQQILRKAGFDGFAEKLCKPFYSDKGRPSIPPGRYFRMHLVGYFEGIDSERGIEWRCADSLSLRNFLQLSPKESVPDHSSLSRTRSRLPLATHQEVFTWVLKLLSKDGLVLGGRIGVDASTMEANAALKTIVRRDTSESYRKMLLRMAKESGIDSPIDEDLARMDRKRVGKTLSNKDWRSPVDPEAKIAKMKDGRTHLAYKPEHAVDLDTGAVVAAEVHEADKGDTSTLQTTLKAAQESLRRVTSTPPCPDDPAELVADKGYFSRDVLKVLDGGPWRTRIAEPKRNGLNSWRGDQEARRAVYNNRIRISSMVGKAMGKQRTELVERSFEHTLDRCGGMRRVWLRGRENIRKRYLVHVAGFNLGLLMRVKTGHGTPRGWASAWLALIWPDQHPSMAYLAIVMVVKGRCCGIIPIAIICGGE, from the coding sequence ATGGGGCTTGGCCGTCAGGGTGATCAGCAGGGGACGATGTATCTGGCCTGGGATGAGATCCCTCGGTCTCGTGGGCACGTTTTTTACGATCGTCTCCAGCAGATTCTCCGGAAAGCCGGCTTCGATGGTTTCGCCGAGAAGCTGTGCAAGCCCTTCTATTCCGACAAGGGGCGTCCCTCCATTCCGCCTGGCCGGTATTTTCGGATGCACCTCGTGGGGTATTTCGAGGGCATCGACAGCGAGCGCGGCATTGAGTGGCGCTGCGCTGATTCGCTTTCCCTCCGGAATTTTCTCCAGCTTTCGCCCAAGGAGTCTGTGCCGGATCATTCCTCGCTCAGCCGGACACGGTCCCGTCTGCCACTGGCGACCCACCAAGAGGTTTTCACCTGGGTTCTCAAGCTGCTCAGCAAGGATGGCTTGGTCCTTGGAGGCCGCATTGGCGTGGACGCTTCGACCATGGAGGCCAACGCGGCGCTCAAAACCATCGTGCGCCGGGACACGAGTGAGAGCTACCGCAAGATGCTCCTGCGCATGGCCAAGGAGAGCGGCATCGACTCTCCGATAGATGAGGATCTGGCTCGCATGGACCGCAAGCGCGTCGGCAAGACGCTTTCGAACAAGGACTGGCGGTCACCGGTCGATCCCGAGGCGAAGATCGCCAAGATGAAGGATGGCCGAACGCATCTGGCGTACAAGCCCGAGCACGCGGTGGACCTGGACACCGGCGCGGTGGTGGCGGCCGAGGTGCATGAAGCGGACAAAGGGGACACCTCGACTCTGCAAACGACGCTGAAAGCCGCTCAAGAAAGTCTGCGGCGGGTCACTTCCACACCGCCATGCCCGGACGACCCTGCGGAACTGGTCGCGGATAAAGGCTATTTCTCCCGGGATGTCCTCAAGGTTCTGGACGGTGGACCATGGCGGACGAGAATCGCCGAACCCAAACGCAACGGTCTGAACTCCTGGCGTGGCGACCAAGAGGCGCGACGCGCCGTGTACAACAACCGAATCCGGATATCCTCGATGGTCGGGAAGGCCATGGGAAAACAGCGGACGGAACTGGTCGAAAGAAGCTTCGAGCATACGCTGGACCGGTGCGGCGGCATGCGCCGGGTCTGGCTCAGAGGACGAGAGAACATCCGGAAACGCTATCTGGTCCATGTGGCTGGTTTCAATCTCGGCCTGCTGATGCGGGTCAAGACCGGCCATGGCACCCCCAGGGGCTGGGCCAGTGCCTGGCTTGCGCTCATTTGGCCTGACCAGCATCCCTCAATGGCCTATTTGGCCATCGTCATGGTGGTCAAGGGACGATGCTGCGGGATCATCCCCATCGCCATCATCTGCGGGGGAGAATAG
- a CDS encoding KilA-N domain-containing protein, whose amino-acid sequence MLPPKIIIGKSPVSTNADGLISLTDLWKAAGKNPSQRIPEWLRLPATNNFVNRVSEKEKVGKSHLLKAVPGRNGGTFAHWQIALAYAKYLSPELHMAVNDVFMRYKAGDPKLAEEVIDKVEDLAALERIERRARAKKQYKRLASVVFAKGGHRKTIAHGFFERRSCLTVTRTDSGLQPTWGPYPRSELCFGSFCLLETPRAKWPDTRSSQGVVLAVLCGYPAGRVRHLPW is encoded by the coding sequence ATGCTTCCCCCCAAGATCATCATCGGCAAGTCCCCTGTGTCCACCAACGCTGACGGCCTTATCAGCCTGACCGACCTGTGGAAGGCGGCGGGGAAGAATCCCTCGCAACGAATCCCCGAGTGGCTTCGTCTTCCTGCGACGAACAACTTTGTTAATCGTGTCAGCGAGAAAGAAAAGGTGGGGAAATCACACCTTTTGAAGGCTGTCCCTGGCCGTAACGGCGGAACCTTCGCCCACTGGCAGATCGCCCTGGCCTACGCCAAGTACCTGTCGCCGGAACTGCACATGGCCGTCAACGATGTGTTCATGCGGTACAAAGCCGGTGACCCGAAGCTGGCCGAGGAAGTGATCGACAAGGTCGAAGATCTGGCTGCGCTGGAACGGATCGAGCGGCGGGCACGGGCGAAAAAGCAGTACAAACGTCTGGCCAGCGTGGTCTTCGCCAAGGGTGGTCACCGCAAGACCATCGCCCATGGATTCTTTGAGAGGCGAAGCTGTTTGACTGTGACGCGCACGGATAGTGGGCTACAACCGACATGGGGACCATATCCTCGTTCGGAGCTATGCTTTGGCTCGTTTTGCCTATTGGAAACCCCTAGGGCAAAATGGCCGGATACAAGATCAAGTCAAGGCGTCGTCTTGGCTGTCCTATGTGGATATCCTGCAGGCCGAGTCCGCCATCTCCCCTGGTAG
- a CDS encoding TOBE domain-containing protein — MKVSARNLVPGTVKSISNGMVSSEVVLEIAPGVEIVSVVTKHSVEAMGLAVGQPVKAMIKASSVMLVAD; from the coding sequence ATGAAAGTCAGCGCCCGCAATCTTGTCCCCGGCACCGTCAAGTCCATCAGCAACGGCATGGTCAGTAGCGAGGTTGTCCTTGAAATCGCGCCTGGCGTTGAAATCGTGTCTGTCGTCACCAAACACTCCGTGGAAGCCATGGGATTGGCCGTGGGTCAGCCCGTCAAGGCCATGATCAAGGCCTCCAGCGTCATGCTGGTCGCCGACTAG
- a CDS encoding site-specific integrase: MVAKKVLPWRFGVPLLGLYTGARVEEISQLHVEDVKSVDGVLVIDINDNAEDKRVKTRDSMRIVPLHPFLLDELGFHRHVERVQAAGSVRIFPELRQFNLKYGLSVSVWFSKYRKEIGIEGAKSFHSFRHTFTTNLIHREVPVQVVDWLTGHASPGETAGRYTKLPTDPVVLLPHVLKLDFGVDLSHLKESKFAVKE, encoded by the coding sequence GTGGTTGCTAAGAAAGTCCTTCCGTGGCGTTTTGGGGTTCCTCTGTTGGGCTTGTATACTGGCGCAAGGGTAGAAGAGATTTCTCAGCTTCACGTAGAAGATGTGAAGTCTGTGGATGGCGTTTTGGTAATAGACATCAACGATAACGCTGAGGACAAGCGCGTCAAGACACGTGATAGCATGAGGATAGTCCCACTGCATCCTTTTTTGTTGGACGAGCTAGGTTTTCATCGGCACGTTGAACGTGTTCAGGCGGCGGGAAGTGTTCGTATATTTCCAGAGTTGAGACAATTCAATTTGAAGTATGGTCTTTCTGTGTCAGTATGGTTCAGCAAGTACCGCAAGGAAATTGGTATCGAAGGTGCCAAGTCCTTCCATAGCTTCCGTCACACATTCACCACGAACCTGATTCACAGAGAAGTCCCCGTCCAAGTCGTGGATTGGCTCACGGGCCATGCCTCGCCAGGGGAGACGGCAGGACGGTATACCAAGTTGCCGACTGACCCGGTAGTGCTGTTGCCGCATGTGTTGAAGCTCGACTTTGGCGTCGATCTCTCTCACCTCAAGGAGTCGAAGTTTGCCGTGAAAGAGTGA
- the hisC gene encoding histidinol-phosphate transaminase: protein MISLVDRVPDYVRSFERYVPSRPDTALMRQYGVSHLHRLNNNENPLGPPALACEAIAAFAPERAAVYPSGDAYGLRETLAARFGKSPEQFLVGNGSCEVISSVIRAFCGPGDAVVTADKTFAVYEWVARFSGIEARLVPLVGQAYNPAGLLAAVTDNTKIVFVCNPNNPTGDWWNRAVLERFLAALGGRALVVLDEAYCEYLDDPDYPDGMEVLERHDNVLVFRTFSKMYGLAGFRVGYLCGSREAVDYVRRTHIAYSVNALGQIAATAALADDAGHIADTRRMVAEARGYLHDLFDAMGLEYVSGAGNFIMVAAPVSDTLLYRRLMREGVMVRTMTGFRYPNWIRVTLAREPAMEAFAKAFRKVLAIP, encoded by the coding sequence ATGATCAGCCTTGTTGACCGCGTGCCGGACTATGTCCGGTCTTTCGAGCGCTATGTCCCAAGCCGCCCCGATACGGCGCTCATGCGCCAGTACGGGGTGTCGCACCTGCATCGCCTCAACAACAACGAAAATCCCCTGGGGCCGCCGGCCTTGGCCTGCGAAGCCATCGCCGCCTTCGCTCCGGAGCGGGCCGCCGTCTATCCCAGCGGCGACGCCTACGGCCTGCGGGAGACCTTGGCGGCGCGATTTGGCAAATCCCCCGAGCAATTCCTGGTCGGCAACGGCTCCTGCGAGGTCATCAGTTCCGTGATCCGGGCTTTTTGCGGGCCCGGCGACGCCGTGGTCACCGCCGACAAAACCTTTGCCGTCTACGAATGGGTGGCCCGTTTTTCGGGCATCGAGGCCCGCCTTGTTCCCCTTGTTGGCCAGGCTTACAACCCGGCCGGGCTGCTGGCCGCCGTCACGGACAACACCAAGATCGTCTTTGTCTGCAACCCCAACAATCCCACCGGCGATTGGTGGAACCGGGCCGTGCTGGAGCGGTTTCTGGCCGCACTGGGCGGCCGGGCCTTGGTGGTTCTCGACGAAGCCTACTGCGAATACCTGGACGATCCCGACTATCCCGACGGCATGGAAGTCCTGGAGCGCCACGACAATGTTTTGGTTTTTCGCACCTTCTCCAAGATGTACGGCCTGGCCGGATTCCGGGTGGGCTATCTGTGCGGTTCCCGGGAGGCGGTGGACTACGTGCGGCGCACCCACATAGCCTATTCGGTCAACGCCCTGGGCCAGATCGCGGCCACGGCGGCCCTGGCCGACGACGCCGGCCATATCGCCGACACCCGGCGCATGGTGGCCGAGGCCAGGGGGTATCTGCACGATCTCTTTGACGCCATGGGGCTGGAATACGTCAGCGGGGCCGGCAATTTCATCATGGTCGCCGCCCCCGTCTCCGATACCCTGCTCTACCGGCGACTCATGCGCGAGGGCGTCATGGTGCGCACCATGACGGGCTTTCGCTACCCCAACTGGATTCGTGTCACCCTGGCGCGCGAACCGGCCATGGAGGCCTTTGCCAAGGCTTTTCGCAAGGTACTGGCTATCCCGTGA
- a CDS encoding D-alanyl-D-alanine carboxypeptidase family protein — protein sequence MRRVLFLLILLCLIGPRTAFPAKNAGKLAVKSALVTEYGSGKTLYSQDADRPIPPASLTKVMTMYVVFDLVASGKASFADRIKVSRGADRTGGSTMGLRAGEIVTLDELMRGMAVASGNDACIAVAEHFGGVPTFVGLMNRKARELGMTGTTFKNPNGLPAAGQYTTARDLTKLAVSYLRHYPQALRYHSTTEINHNGAVHGNTNRLLASYDGADGIKTGYVDASGYNIIATAKRGDTRVIAVVLGGRTKQVRNREAVRILDASFSGAVQTMVAACDMPEPEQPTKSLSKRASAKRHAKAMQVAKADRHAKVNARSGASARFDAREATVKKSRKADKAPAPKTAQKKASGKSKHVASR from the coding sequence ATGCGCCGCGTACTCTTCTTGCTCATCCTGCTGTGTCTGATCGGGCCGCGAACGGCCTTTCCGGCTAAAAACGCCGGCAAGCTGGCCGTGAAATCCGCGCTGGTCACGGAGTACGGCTCGGGCAAGACGCTGTACAGCCAGGACGCCGACCGGCCAATCCCCCCGGCTTCGCTGACCAAGGTCATGACCATGTATGTGGTTTTCGATCTCGTGGCCTCGGGCAAGGCCAGCTTCGCTGATCGTATCAAGGTCAGCCGGGGCGCCGACAGAACCGGAGGCTCCACCATGGGGCTTCGCGCCGGCGAAATCGTCACCCTCGACGAGCTCATGCGCGGCATGGCCGTGGCCTCGGGCAACGACGCCTGCATCGCCGTGGCCGAACATTTCGGCGGCGTGCCCACCTTTGTGGGCCTGATGAACCGCAAGGCCCGGGAACTGGGCATGACCGGCACCACGTTTAAAAATCCCAACGGCCTGCCCGCCGCCGGCCAGTACACCACCGCCCGGGACCTCACCAAGCTGGCCGTCAGCTATCTGCGCCACTACCCCCAAGCCCTGCGCTACCACTCCACCACCGAGATCAACCACAACGGCGCGGTCCACGGCAACACCAACCGCCTGCTCGCCTCCTACGACGGTGCGGACGGCATCAAGACCGGCTATGTCGACGCCAGCGGCTACAACATCATCGCCACGGCCAAACGCGGAGACACCCGGGTCATCGCCGTGGTGCTCGGCGGGCGCACCAAGCAGGTGCGCAACCGCGAAGCCGTTCGCATCCTCGACGCCTCCTTCTCCGGGGCCGTGCAGACCATGGTCGCAGCCTGCGACATGCCCGAGCCCGAGCAGCCGACCAAGTCCCTGTCCAAGCGCGCCTCCGCCAAACGCCACGCCAAGGCCATGCAGGTCGCCAAGGCCGACCGCCACGCCAAGGTCAACGCCCGCAGCGGCGCGTCGGCCCGATTCGACGCCCGCGAAGCCACGGTCAAGAAATCCCGCAAGGCCGACAAGGCCCCGGCCCCCAAGACCGCCCAGAAAAAAGCCTCCGGCAAATCCAAGCACGTGGCCAGCCGCTAG
- a CDS encoding FAD binding domain-containing protein, whose translation MIGRVMRPDSLEALWPMLEDGARPMAGGTDLLVGLRQRQTPCDVALLEAISGLNAVGLEDGLIRLGATACHARLLAHPLVRERLPALARALSVLGSPLVRNMGTLGGNIATASPAGDTLPPLHALDAQVELASRQGIRRLPLAECILGPGRTALAPEEIVTAVLVSPPPPGALHHFEKVGRRDALAIAVASLAAVIVRDEAGCVTKARLAVGSLGPTARRCAQAEACLLGRRLDRHSLAEAGQRLREDVSPIDDLRATAAYRLRLAGNLPLRLLGL comes from the coding sequence ATGATCGGCCGGGTCATGCGGCCAGACAGTCTGGAAGCGCTGTGGCCCATGCTGGAAGACGGAGCGCGCCCCATGGCCGGCGGCACGGATCTGCTTGTGGGCCTGAGGCAGCGGCAAACACCCTGCGACGTGGCCCTCCTGGAGGCCATCTCCGGCCTGAACGCCGTCGGCCTGGAAGACGGACTCATTCGCCTTGGCGCGACCGCCTGCCATGCCCGGCTCCTGGCCCATCCCCTGGTCCGCGAGCGCCTGCCGGCCTTGGCCCGGGCCCTGTCCGTCCTGGGTTCGCCGCTTGTCCGCAACATGGGCACCCTGGGCGGCAACATCGCGACCGCCTCCCCGGCCGGGGACACGCTGCCGCCGCTGCACGCCCTGGACGCCCAGGTGGAACTGGCCTCACGCCAGGGCATCCGCCGCCTCCCCCTGGCCGAGTGCATCCTCGGTCCGGGACGCACGGCCCTGGCCCCGGAAGAAATCGTCACGGCGGTCCTCGTTAGTCCGCCACCCCCCGGCGCACTGCACCATTTCGAGAAGGTCGGGCGACGCGACGCCCTGGCCATCGCCGTGGCCAGCCTGGCCGCCGTCATCGTCCGCGACGAGGCCGGATGCGTAACCAAGGCGCGCTTGGCCGTAGGCAGCCTGGGGCCGACGGCGCGTCGTTGCGCCCAGGCCGAAGCCTGTCTGCTCGGCCGGCGTCTCGACCGGCATAGCCTGGCCGAGGCCGGCCAACGCCTCCGCGAGGACGTCTCGCCCATCGACGACCTCCGGGCCACGGCCGCCTATCGCCTGCGTCTGGCCGGCAACCTTCCCTTGCGACTTCTTGGTCTTTAG
- a CDS encoding polysaccharide deacetylase family protein — protein MGRLGRAVALCLACLLAAALPATAAGHDREALFAALWTPAELASTPAEKKSGRVHEPDRSPPEATVAPELTPLPPALRGSLRRVDTHGEKRLALTFDLCELADQTSGYDGGVIDALRAAKAKATLFVGGKWLRSHPLRAMQLMSDPLFEIGNHAWTHGNFGRLDDRDMIREIVWTQAEYAALRARLAVLARERGLPEAALDDVPAAPALFRFPYGRCRPEALALLADLGLAAVQWSLTTGDPDPLSTPERILRTTLERVRPGDIVIGHANGNGHGTAEALPALLAELRKRGYALVTVSELLAGGRPIAASDCYDGHPGDTAQYDAIFGDGTLHPRKKSGPRPTPQPASVPLEK, from the coding sequence GTGGGACGTCTCGGCCGTGCCGTTGCCCTGTGCCTTGCCTGTCTGCTTGCCGCCGCTCTTCCCGCCACAGCCGCCGGCCATGACCGGGAAGCGCTTTTTGCAGCCTTGTGGACGCCGGCCGAGCTGGCGTCCACTCCGGCCGAGAAAAAGTCCGGCCGGGTACACGAACCCGACCGCTCGCCGCCCGAAGCCACCGTGGCCCCGGAGCTGACGCCGCTGCCGCCGGCTCTGCGCGGGTCGCTACGCCGGGTGGACACCCACGGCGAAAAACGCCTGGCGCTGACCTTTGACCTGTGCGAACTGGCCGACCAGACTTCGGGCTACGACGGCGGGGTCATCGACGCCCTGCGCGCCGCCAAGGCCAAGGCCACGCTTTTCGTCGGCGGCAAGTGGCTGCGCTCCCATCCGCTGCGGGCCATGCAGCTCATGAGCGACCCTCTGTTCGAGATCGGCAACCACGCCTGGACTCACGGCAACTTTGGCCGCCTGGACGACCGGGACATGATTCGGGAGATTGTCTGGACCCAGGCCGAGTATGCCGCCCTGCGGGCCAGGCTGGCCGTGCTGGCCCGGGAGCGGGGCCTGCCCGAGGCGGCCCTGGACGACGTGCCGGCAGCACCTGCGCTCTTCCGCTTCCCCTACGGCCGCTGCCGGCCCGAGGCTTTGGCCCTGCTGGCCGACTTGGGCCTGGCCGCCGTGCAGTGGAGCCTGACCACCGGCGATCCCGATCCCCTTTCCACGCCCGAACGCATCCTGCGTACGACCCTGGAACGGGTGCGGCCCGGCGATATCGTCATCGGCCACGCCAACGGCAACGGCCACGGCACGGCCGAAGCCCTGCCGGCGCTTTTGGCCGAACTGCGCAAACGCGGCTATGCCCTGGTGACGGTCAGTGAACTGTTGGCCGGCGGTCGGCCCATCGCCGCCTCGGACTGCTACGACGGACATCCCGGCGATACGGCCCAGTACGATGCCATCTTTGGCGACGGCACACTGCACCCGCGCAAAAAAAGCGGGCCGAGGCCAACGCCCCAGCCCGCATCCGTGCCTCTGGAAAAATAA